A window from Mangifera indica cultivar Alphonso chromosome 2, CATAS_Mindica_2.1, whole genome shotgun sequence encodes these proteins:
- the LOC123204573 gene encoding protein LIGHT-DEPENDENT SHORT HYPOCOTYLS 6 isoform X2, translating into MDSASGRGAPESNTGEGSSSAPPAGSGSVPPQQPPESSSPAPLSRYESQKRRDWNTFLQYLKNHKPPLTLARCSGAHVIEFLKYLDQFGKTKVHIPGCPYFGHQNPPSPCACPLKQAWGSLDALIGRLRAAYEENGGRSESNPFGARAVRIYLREVREGQAKARGIPYEKKKRKRPAAAVMAAAVSVAGSTAATTGGGAEGGGD; encoded by the exons ATGGATTCAGCTTCAGGACGCGGTGCACCTGAGTCAAATACCGGTGAAGGTTCATCGTCAGCTCCTCCTGCTGGGTCTGGTTCAGTTCCACCACAACAACCACCGGAATCCTCCTCTCCAGCTCCTCTAAGTCGGTATGAGTCTCAAAAACGGAGAGACTGGAACACGTTCTTGCAGTATCTTAAAAACCACAAGCCACCATTAACACTGGCTCGCTGCAGCGGCGCACACGTGATAGAGTTCTTGAAATACCTAGATCAATTTGGGAAGACCAAGGTTCATATTCCGGGATGTCCATATTTTGGTCACCAAAATCCCCCTTCTCCATGTGCTTGCCCGTTGAAGCAAGCGTGGGGAAGTCTTGATGCGTTGATCGGACGGCTGAGAGCAGCTTATGAAGAGAACGGTGGGCGGTCGGAGTCTAATCCTTTTGGGGCTAGGGCCGTGAGGATTTACTTAAGAGAGGTTAGGGAAGGACAGGCAAAAGCTAGAGGAATACCTTACGAGAAGAAGAAGCGAAAGAGGCCTGCTGCTGCAGTTATGGCCGCTGCTGTGTCGGTGGCAGGTAGTACTGCTGCTACTACTGGTGGCGGTGCTGAAGGAGGTGGAG ATTGA
- the LOC123204901 gene encoding LOW QUALITY PROTEIN: mitochondrial import inner membrane translocase subunit TIM22-4-like (The sequence of the model RefSeq protein was modified relative to this genomic sequence to represent the inferred CDS: inserted 1 base in 1 codon), translated as MTSSHPDAESKNASSVSQEPEKPRYEPIRMPTVXELRAQEVWNNCAVRSVVSGVMGGGLGLAMGLFLGALDNPIMQEEMTGRQQFMYTLKQMGRRSWSSAKAFAVMGLVFSAAECVVEKARAKHDTTNTVVAGCVTGGTMSAKGGAKAACVGCAGFAAFSVVIEKF; from the exons atgactTCTTCACATCCTGATGCTGAATCTAAAAACGCTTCCTCGGTTTCACAAGAGCCAGAAAAGCCTCGATATGAACCTATTAGAATGCCCACTG GAGAGCTTCGCGCGCAAGAGGTTTGGAATAACTGCGCTGTCCGTAGTGTCGTCAGTGGAGTCATGG GAGGTGGGCTCGGGTTGGCCATGGGTCTGTTTTTAGGTGCATTAGATAATCCAATAATGCAAGAAGAAATGACTGGAAGGCAGCAATTTATGTACACTTTGAAGCAAATGGGGCGAAGAAGCTGGAGTTCAGCCAAAGCATTTGCAGTCATGGGCTTGGTGTTCTCAGCTGCTGAGTGTGTTGTTGAGAAG gCACGGGCAAAACACGACACCACCAATACTGTTGTTGCTGGGTGTGTGACTGGAGGTACGATGTCGGCAAAAG GTGGGGCAAAAGCTGCATGTGTTGGCTGCGCTGGTTTTGCGGCATTTTCGGTTGTGATAGAGAAGTTTTAG
- the LOC123207037 gene encoding glucan endo-1,3-beta-glucosidase 9 produces MPPNLSLFIFFLLMILTSKGSLSLAIGVNWGTTASHPLPPPKVVELLKSNNVTKVKLFDADPPVLQALSGSNIAVTVAIPNSMLKSLNSSKKAAESWVHDNVTRYISSGGGSRVKIEYVAVGDDPFLVSYGEQFHPFVIGAVMNIQAALSRAELTREVKVVVPCSFDSFQSETGLPSKGHFRPELNKTMIELLTFLSKHHSPFFVNISPFLSFHQNKNISLDFALFKGTANPHHDNHKAYKNSFDLSYDTLVTALSTIGFPEMDVIVGQIGWPTDGAANATASNAESFMKSLVDHLHNKVGTPLRPRNPPLEVYIFSLLDEDQRSMATGNFERHWGVFTFDGQAKYHINFGQNAKNLVNAQNVEYLPSRWCVANSNKDLSNATARALEACSAADCSALSPGGSCYKISWPQNISYAFNSYYQLHDQTPNSCDFGGLGLMTTVDPSVDNCRFPVELHTSQSSSLQGAYLFWCMILLTLNTLPF; encoded by the exons ATGCCTCCAAATCTGAGTCTATTCATCTTTTTTCTCCTCATGATTTTAACCTCAAAGGGCTCATTGAGTCTAGCCATTGGTGTGAACTGGGGCACCACGGCCTCTCACCCACTCCCACCGCCCAAGGTGGTGGAGCTCTTGAAGTCTAATAACGTTACCAAAGTTAAGCTCTTTGATGCTGACCCACCTGTTCTTCAAGCACTCTCTGGCTCCAACATTGCTGTCACTGTAGCCATCCCCAATTCTATGCTCAAAAGCTTAAATTCTTCCAAAAAAGCTGCAGAGAGTTGGGTCCATGATAATGTCACCAGATACATTTCTTCTGGCGGTGGATCTAGAGTGAAAATTGA GTATGTTGCCGTTGGAGATGATCCATTTCTCGTAAGCTATGGTGAGCAATTTCATCCCTTTGTTATTGGAGCAGTCATGAACATCCAAGCAGCCTTGAGCAGAGCAGAATTGACTCGTGAAGTGAAAGTGGTGGTTCCATGCAGCTTTGATTCTTTCCAGTCAGAAACTGGCCTGCCATCAAAAGGACACTTTAGGCCTGAACTTAACAAAACCATGATCGAACTCCTTACATTTCTTAGCAAGCATCACTCACCTTTCTTTGTGAACATCTCACCATTTTTAAGTTTCCATCAAAACAAGAATATTTCACTTGACTTTGCTCTCTTCAAAGGAACTGCAAACCCTCATCATGATAACCACAAAGCATACAAAAACAGCTTTGACTTAAGCTATGACACCCTAGTTACTGCTTTATCAACAATTGGTTTTCCAGAAATGGATGTCATTGTAGGGCAGATTGGTTGGCCGACAGATGGAGCAGCAAATGCAACTGCATCTAATGCAGAGAGCTTCATGAAAAGCTTGGTGGATCACCTTCACAACAAAGTGGGGACTCCACTTAGACCTCGAAATCCACCTTTAGAAGTATACATTTTTAGTCTTTTAGATGAGGATCAAAGAAGCATGGCCACTGGAAATTTTGAGAGGCATTGGGGTGTGTTCACTTTTGATGGTCAAGCCAAGTACCATATTAATTTTGGCCAGAATGCGAAAAACCTTGTGAATGCTCAAAATGTTGAGTACCTTCCTTCCAGGTGGTGTGTTGCGAACAGTAACAAGGACTTGTCTAATGCAACAGCAAGGGCTTTGGAGGCATGTTCTGCTGCCGATTGCTCTGCACTCTCTCCTGGTGGATCTTGCTACAAAATCAGCTGGCCCCAAAAcatatcatatgcatttaatagCTACTATCAGCTGCACGATCAAACACCTAATAGCTGTGATTTTGGTGGGTTAGGTTTGATGACCACTGTCGATCCATCAGTGGATAATTGCAGATTTCCAGTTGAACTTCACACTTCTCAGTCTTCTTCACTTCAGGGAGCTTATCTTTTCTGGTGCATGATTTTGCTAACACTCAATACTTTGCCCTTTTAA
- the LOC123196658 gene encoding LOW QUALITY PROTEIN: transcription initiation factor TFIID subunit 15b (The sequence of the model RefSeq protein was modified relative to this genomic sequence to represent the inferred CDS: deleted 2 bases in 1 codon; substituted 1 base at 1 genomic stop codon): MSGMYNQDGGDPSYGGGGGGGYGGYGGDSGGGYGGGGRGGGGYGGGRGGGRGGGGGGGGGYGGPSQNRGGDRGGRGGGGRGGGGRGGGGRDGDWKCPNPSCGNLNFARRVECNKCGAPSPAGAGDRGGXRWGGYNRGGNSGGYGGNRGGRSDGGRSGNYEGGRGGNYEGRNGANRGGSYGANQGREDSGYGQVPVPAPASASYGGTAGNYPPPNSYGGNTNYSMEAVPPPTSYTGGPASYPPSYGGPAGGYGGDGFSDARGGGRNGPPGGYDGGYGAGGPRHQGGGYGGGGPADVAAKVKQCDGNCDSSCDNSRIYISNLPPDVTIEELRELFGGIGTVGRIKQKRGYKDQWPWNIKIYTDEKGNNKGDAVLSYEDPAAAHAAGGFYQDHELRGHKISVVMAEKTALRHEHGGGGRGGYGNGGDRRNNYRDGGGSGPDRHYHGGNRSRPY, encoded by the exons ATGTCTGGCATGTACAATCAAGACGGTGGAGATCCTTCCTATGGAGGCGGTGGAGGTGGTGGTTACGGAGGTTATGGAGGCGATAGTGGCGGAGGATATggtggtggtggtcgtggtggtgGGGGATATGGTGGTGGACGGGGCGGTGGAAGAGGAGGTGGTggcggaggaggaggaggatACGGTGGCCCTTCGCAAAATCGAG GAGGGGATCGCGGTGGAAGAGGAGGTGGTGGCAGAGGAGGCGGCGGCCGTGGCGGAGGCGGCAGAGACGGGGACTGGAAGTGCCCCAATCCTAG CTGTGGTAATTTGAACTTTGCAAGAAGGGTTGAGTGTAACAAATGTGGTGCACCCTCACCTGCGGGTGCAGGTGATCGCGGTGGA TAGCGGTGGGGTGGCTATAACAGAGGAGGAAACAGTGGTGGCTATGGTGGTAATCGAGGTGGTAGAAGTGATGGTGGGCGAAGTGGCAATTATGAAGGAGGTAGAGGTGGTAATTATGAAGGTCGAAATGGGGCCAATAGAGGTGGCTCATATGGTGCTAATCAGGGAAGAGAAGATAGCGGTTATGGTCAGGTTCCTGTTCCTGCACCTGCTTCTGCATCTTATGGTGGCACTGCTGGAAATTATCCTCCGCCTAATTCTTATGGTGGGAATACAAATTATTCAATGGAGGCAGTCCCTCCCCCTACTAGCTACACTGGTGGGCCTGCATCATATCCCCCGTCCTATGGCGGTCCTGCAGGTGGTTACGGCGGTGATGGTTTCAGTGATGCAAGGGGTGGTGGACGTAATGGTCCACCTGGTGGATATGATGGTGGGTATGGTGCTGGTGGTCCACGACATCAGGGAGGTGGTTATGGTGGTGGTGGTCCTGCTGATGTGGCGGCTAAGGTCAAACAGTGTGATGGCAACTGTGATAGTTCTTGTGACAACTCAAGGATATACATATCAAATCTGCCGCCAGATGTGACTATTGAAGAATTGAGAGAACTTTTTGGAGGCATTGGAACA gTGGGACGAATCAAGCAGAAGCGAGGCTACAAAGATCAATGGCCATGGAACATAAAGATATATACGGATGAGAAAGGAAACAACAAAGGTGATGCGGTTTTGTCCTATGAAGATCCCGCTGCTGCACATGCTGCTGGTGGATTTTATCAAG ATCATGAATTGAGAGGTCATAAAATTAGCGTTGTGATGGCAGAGAAGACTGCTCTAAGACATGAGCATGG GGGTGGTGGTAGAGGTGGCTATGGCAATGGTGGAGACAGGCGCAACAATTACAGAGACGGTGGAGGTTCTGGGCCAGATAGGCATTACCACGGGGGAAACCGTTCTCGTCCATACTGA
- the LOC123204563 gene encoding gamma-interferon-responsive lysosomal thiol protein-like: MACPPKKPLSLVFCVVLLSCFFSGSVLASETSPSDTNKVELGLYYESLCPYSANFIVNYLVKVFEDDDLLSIVDLHLYPWGNARIRNGTKATFDCQHGPSECLLNTVEACAIDIWPEVNEHFQFIYCVETLVYEHKYPEWETCFGKLGLDPKAISDCYTSGTGTELELQYAAETNSLEPPHQYVPWVVVDGQPLYEDYENFITYICKAYNGTALPKACSNITLNTIHKEKAEPTGPVCYKETTTWSTQIRSAITSWMRKVNMAVSM, encoded by the exons ATGGCTTGTCCTCCGAAAAAACCCTTATCTCTCGTCTTTTGCGTGGTCTTGTTGAGCTGCTTCTTCTCTGGTTCTGTCTTAGCTTCTGAAACTTCCCCTTCGGATACCAACAAAGTCGAATTGGGTCTCTACTACGAGTCATTATGTCCGTACAGTGCCAATTTTATTGTCAATTATTTAGTTAAGGTCTTTGAAGATGATGATCTCCTCTCCATCGTTGATCTCCATCTTTATCCCTGGGGTAATGCCAGAATCAGAAACGGCACCAAAGCCACCTTCGATTGCCAG CACGGTCCATCTGAATGCTTGTTGAACACTGTGGAAGCTTGTGCTATTGATATCTGGCCTGAAGTG AACGAACATTTTCAGTTCATCTACTGTGTTGAAACGTTGGTATATGAGCACAAGTACCCCGAATGGGAAACATGCTTTGGGAAACTGGGATTGGATCCGAAAGCCATCTCTGATTGTTATACCAGTGGAACTGGGACAGAG CTTGAGTTACAATATGCAGCTGAAACCAATTCCCTTGAGCCTCCTCATCAATATGTACCCTGGGTAGTTGTGGATGGACAGCCACTTTATGAG GACTATGAGAACTTTATAACTTACATCTGCAAGGCATATAATGGCACTGCTCTACCTAAGGCTTGCAGCAATATAACCCTTAATACAATCCACAAGGAGAAGGCAGAGCCTACAGGCCCCGTTTGTTATAAGGAGACAACAACATGGTCCACTCAAATTAGATCGGCGATAACATCATGGATGCGTAAGGTGAACATGGCAGTTTCAATGTAG
- the LOC123197040 gene encoding phenylacetaldehyde reductase, which produces MSNKESEVVCVTGGSGCIGSWLVRLLLDRRYVVHATVRNINDEKETEHLKALEGAGTRLRLFQIDLLDYDSIVAAVNGCVGVFHLASPCIVDQVLDPEKELLDPAIKGTVNVLTAAKAVGVKRVVVTSSISAITPSPKWPADTVKAEDCWTDVEYCKLKELWYPLSKTLAEKAAWDFAKENGLDVVVVNPGTVMGPVIPPTLNASMIMLVRLLQGCTETYENFFMGSVHFKDVALAHILVYENPSASGRHLCVEAISHYGDFVAKVAELYPEYNVPSLPKDTQPGLLRTKDGAKKLIDLGMQFIPMEQIITDAVESLKSKGFIS; this is translated from the exons ATGTCCAACAAGGAGAGTGAAGTAGTTTGTGTGACCGGAGGCAGCGGCTGCATTGGCTCCTGGCTAGTGCGCCTCCTTCTTGACCGCCGTTATGTCGTCCACGCCACCGTCAGAAATATCA ACGATGAAAAAGAAACTGAGCATCTAAAAGCCTTGGAAGGAGCTGGCACGCGGCTTCGTCTCTTCCAGATCGATCTTCTTGACTATGACTCAATCGTCGCCGCAGTTAACGGTTGTGTTGGTGTCTTCCACCTCGCTTCTCCCTGCATCGTTGATCAAGTCCTAGATCCTGAG AAAGAACTTTTGGATCCTGCAATTAAAGGAACAGTGAATGTACTCACGGCAGCCAAGGCGGTGGGAGTCAAGCGCGTGGTGGTTACTTCATCGATTTCAGCTATCACGCCAAGTCCTAAATGGCCAGCTGATACAGTAAAGGCGGAAGATTGTTGGACAGATGTTGAGTACTGTAAGCTCAAAGAA TTGTGGTATCCGCTTTCAAAAACATTAGCTGAGAAAGCGGCATGGGATTTTGCAAAAGAGAATGGGTTAGATGTTGTGGTCGTGAATCCTGGAACTGTGATGGGCCCTGTTATTCCACCCACACTTAATGCTAGTATGATCATGCTTGTACGCCTTCTCCAGG GTTGCACTGAGACATACGAGAACTTTTTCATGGGATCAGTTCACTTTAAAGATGTCGCCTTGGCACATATTTTGGTTTATGAGAACCCATCAGCATCTGGAAGGCACTTGTGTGTTGAAGCTATATCTCATTATGGAGACTTTGTGGCCAAGGTTGCAGAGCTTTATCCTGAGTATAATGTGCCCAG TTTGCCAAAGGATACCCAACCAGGCTTGTTGAGAACCAAGGATGGAGCAAAAAAGCTGATCGACTTGGGTATGCAATTCATTCCCATGGAGCAAATTATCACAGATGCTGTTGAGAGTTTAAAGAGCAAGGGATTTATATCTTAA
- the LOC123204573 gene encoding protein LIGHT-DEPENDENT SHORT HYPOCOTYLS 6 isoform X1, with amino-acid sequence MDSASGRGAPESNTGEGSSSAPPAGSGSVPPQQPPESSSPAPLSRYESQKRRDWNTFLQYLKNHKPPLTLARCSGAHVIEFLKYLDQFGKTKVHIPGCPYFGHQNPPSPCACPLKQAWGSLDALIGRLRAAYEENGGRSESNPFGARAVRIYLREVREGQAKARGIPYEKKKRKRPAAAVMAAAVSVAGSTAATTGGGAEGGGGEVARNAAAPTTTV; translated from the coding sequence ATGGATTCAGCTTCAGGACGCGGTGCACCTGAGTCAAATACCGGTGAAGGTTCATCGTCAGCTCCTCCTGCTGGGTCTGGTTCAGTTCCACCACAACAACCACCGGAATCCTCCTCTCCAGCTCCTCTAAGTCGGTATGAGTCTCAAAAACGGAGAGACTGGAACACGTTCTTGCAGTATCTTAAAAACCACAAGCCACCATTAACACTGGCTCGCTGCAGCGGCGCACACGTGATAGAGTTCTTGAAATACCTAGATCAATTTGGGAAGACCAAGGTTCATATTCCGGGATGTCCATATTTTGGTCACCAAAATCCCCCTTCTCCATGTGCTTGCCCGTTGAAGCAAGCGTGGGGAAGTCTTGATGCGTTGATCGGACGGCTGAGAGCAGCTTATGAAGAGAACGGTGGGCGGTCGGAGTCTAATCCTTTTGGGGCTAGGGCCGTGAGGATTTACTTAAGAGAGGTTAGGGAAGGACAGGCAAAAGCTAGAGGAATACCTTACGAGAAGAAGAAGCGAAAGAGGCCTGCTGCTGCAGTTATGGCCGCTGCTGTGTCGGTGGCAGGTAGTACTGCTGCTACTACTGGTGGCGGTGCTGAAGGAGGTGGAGGTGAGGTTGCCCGGAATGCTGCTGCTCCGACTACAACAGTATAG